The following DNA comes from Streptomyces pristinaespiralis.
ACGGCGAGGACGGCGGTGACGAGCAGCGGCAGGAGCACGCCGCTGTGCGCCACGGCGCGGCCGTGGACGGTCCACATGCGCCGTCCGTGCAGAGCGAGTTCGTCGAGCGGGGCGAGGACGCGCCGCGCCTCGCGTCCGAGGGTGCCCGCCGCGGCAACCGTACGGGCGCCCTCCAGCGCCTCGGCCAGCCGGGCCGCGATGTCGGCCTGCACCCGCTGGTAGCGGCCGACGCTGTCGGACGAATGACGGGCGAAGGCGCGCAGCAGCAGAAGCAGCAGCGGAACACCGGCCAGGAATACGGCGGCGGTCCACGGATCGATGAGCGCGAGTGCCACGAGGGCGCCCACGGGGGCGAGCAGCGAGGAGACGATGGTGGCGAGCGCCGCGGGCGCGGCGCCACTGTCCGCGGCGTTCACACACAGCCGGGCGGCGACGTCACCGGGAGAGTACGGCGCCGCATGCGAGAGCGGACTGCCGAGCAGCCCCTTCAACGCCCGGATGCGTACCCAGGCGGTGGCGCGGGCACCGGCCAGTTGGCTCAGCAGGACGCGTGCGGCCTCCAGGATGACCTCACCCGCCAGCAGCACGGCGCTCAGCGCGAGCCATGGTCCCGCCCCTGTGCGTCGGTCCAGCATCAGGTCGAGCGCGTGCCCGATGACGGCGGGGACCGCGAGCGCGCACCCGGCGGCGGCGGTCGAACAGAGGCCGAGAACGGCAGCGATGAACCAGGTGCGCCGTACCGTGCCGCGCAGGAGTGCGTCTCCTCCGCCCACCGGCGGCGTACGGCCCTTCTCCGGCCGCTCCTCGCCACGGGTGTTCACCGCCGACCGCTCCCGGTCGCGCGGTTCCTCGTCGCGCCGTCGCCTGCCCCGTGGCCGCTCTGCCCGTTCCAGCCTCGTCACCCCTCTCGGTCACCCGCCCGCGGCGCTCCTGCCCGCAGGACCCGGGGACCGCTCCGGGGGCCCGGCGGGCCGGAACCGTCCGCCCTGGGCCCCGCGTTCCGGACGCCGCGGCGCCCCCGGAGACGTGCTCCGGGGGCGCCGGGACTCCGCAGCGACTGCCGCCGCTCGCGGAGCCGCGCCGGATCAGTTGCAGGTGGTCACGCTGAGGCTGCTGTCACCGCAGAGCAGCAGGCTGGCGCGGCTACCGGTCTCGACGTCGCCGATGGCCTCTTCCTTCGGGGTCTCCATCGACTGCAGGTCGAGCAGGGTCATGATCTTTTCCTCTCTGTCGGGGACGGTGCTACTGACGACCCCGTGACGGGGCCGGATCTTGGGGGTGCCGCAGCGGCGGCAGGAACGGCAGCTGCGCCGGGCGGTCGCCGAGCGCCGCCGCCAGCGCAAGCAGGCAGCCGGCCGTGCCGGTGGACAGGTCCATCGACAGCCGCATCATCTGCTCACCGGGAAAGGCCAGTCGGCCTTTGTAGGACATGGCGTGCCAGGCAAGGGAGCGGACCTGGCGGCGGACGTCCTCCGCCGTGGTGCCGGGGCCGCCCGTGGTGGTACGCGCGAGGTGCAGGACCATGCCGGCGGCGCCGCGGAAGAGGCCGGGCTGTGCGTAGAACGTGGCCTGCGCGGCCCGTACG
Coding sequences within:
- the ramS gene encoding mycelium formation morphogenetic lantipeptide SapB — encoded protein: MTLLDLQSMETPKEEAIGDVETGSRASLLLCGDSSLSVTTCN